From Leptospira meyeri:
ATGTATTTCATACGAAACCTGTGCTTTCATCGAAATCCCATGGCAGAAAAATTCCTACCTTTTTTTTGAAAACCTAGGAAGTGGTTGCTTAATTTTGAATTGTTGGTATCTAATTCCTGACATAAGTAAAACCAGGAGCACATAGGTTTATGAAATTCGATTCATACAAACGAGTGATTTTTTCTGTTGCAGTTCTTGCCATCGCATTTGCGGTTGCCTGCGGCAAAAAAGAAACAAAGGTTTCCGAAATCGGACAAAGCGAAGGAGAAGTTTCCATCGTTGCTTGGCCGGGGTACATTGAACGTGGTGAAACAGACAAAGGATATGACTGGGTCACTGAATTTGAAAAAAGTTCCGGCTGTAAAGTCAATGTAAAAACTGCCGCTACATCTGATGAGATGGTAGCACTCATGAATGAAGGTGGATTTGATCTTGTCACTGCATCTGGTGATGCATCACTAAGATTGGTTGCTGGTGGAAAGGTTCAGGAAATCAATACGGACTTAATCCCTAGTTGGAAAAATGTAGACTCTCGTTTGCAAAATGCTCCTTGGCATACAGTAGAAGGTAAACATTACGGTGTTCCTTACCAATGGGGTCCCAATGTTCTTATGTACAACACGAAAGTTTTCAAAAAAGCTCCTACAAGTTGGAATGTTGTTTTTGAAGAACAAGTTTTGGCTGATGGAAAATCAAACAAGGGTCGTGTACAAGCGTTTGACGGTCCAATTTATATTGCAGATGCTGCTTTGTATTTGAAACAAGCAAAACCAGAACTCGGAATCCAAGATCCATATGAATTAGATGAAAAACAATATACTGCCGTCATCGAATTATTGAAAAAACAAAGACAACTTGTTCCGAAGTATTGGCATGATGCAATGGTCCAAGTGGATGACTTTAAAAAAGAAGGACTTGTTGCTTCTTCTACATGGCCATTCCAAGTCAACTTGCTTGTTGGTGAAAAACAACCAGTGGCATCTATTGTTCCAAAAGAAGGTGCAACAGGTTGGGCAGACAGTACCATGCTTCATAAAGATTCAAAACACGTAAACTGTGCATATAAGTGGTTAGAACATTCGCTTTCGCCAAAAGTGCAAGGTGATCTTGCTTCTTGGTTTGGATCAGTGCCTTCTGTTCCATCTGCTTGTAAAGGAAATGCTCTTCTTGGTGACACAGGTTGCGCCATCAACGGATTTAATAACTTCGAAAAGATTTCTTTTTGGAGAACTCCAAAAGAAGATTGTTCCGGTGGAAGAAAATGTGTACCTTATAAAAAATGGGCTGAAGATTATATTTCCATCATTGGAAGTAAATAAGATCCTAACATCATAAAATACTGAAGGAGAAGGAATGGACCAAGTTTACGATGTTGAATTTCAGAATGTAACAAGGAAATTCGACCAATTTATAGCGGTGGATGATGTCTCCTTCGGGATTAGAAAAGGTGAATTCTTTTCAATGTTAGGCCCTTCCGGGTCGGGAAAAACTACCTGCCTCCGTATGGTGGCAGGGTTTCAGGATACAACTTCGGGAAGGGTTCTTTTAGAAGGTGTTGATGTCACCGGCATCCCGCCTTACAAAAGAAATGTGAACACTGTTTTTCAAGACTATGCATTATTTCCTCATATGACAGTTGCCGAAAACGTAGGGTATGGATTAAAAATCAAAAATACTCCCACAAAAGAAATAGGGCAGAGAGTGGCCGAGATGCTCTCGATGGTTCGTTTGCCGGATGTGGGAAACCGCAAACCTTCGGAATTATCGGGAGGGCAAAGACAACGAATTGCACTGGCAAGAGCTCTTATCAATCGCCCAGGTGTTTTGCTTCTTGATGAACCACTGGGTGCTTTGGATCTCAAACTAAGGGAAGAGATGCAATTGGAATTGAAAGCCATCCAGAAAGAAGTGGGAATTACTTTTATCTTTGTCACACACGACCAAGAAGAAGCATTGTCTATGTCCGATCGGATAGCTGTCTTTAACAAAGGCAAGGTGGAGCAAATTGCCACACCAGAAGAATTATACGATCGTCCCAAAACAGAATTTGTTGCAAATTTTGTAGGAACTTCCAATATTCTTTCTCTAGAAGAAACCAAACGACTCACTGGTCAAACTGGAAAAGGAATGATTCGTCCAGAACGTGTTCATGTGTTTGCCAATGCAAAAGAAGACAACCATTCCACTGGATATAGAACTTTTAAGGCTATTTTAAAAAGCCAAGTGTATTCAGGCGCAACATCCAAAATGCATTTTGAAACTCCGAATGGTTCTCGTATCATCGCATCCACTCAAAACTTAAAAATTTCTGCTGACCACATTGCTATTGGTTCTGAAGTACTCGTGGGTTGGAAAGACTCCGACATGCATTTGCTTTAAGGATTTGTAAATGACAAACGCTCTCGATAAGTTTTTTACATTTCTTTTTTATCGCAAAGGCCTTGCGATATTTTTACTACTAGCCCCACTTCTGGTATGGCTCGGTGTTGTGTATTTGGGTTCCCTTTTTACACTCCTCATCCAAAGTTTTTTCTCTATCGATTCTTTTTCAGGAGTCATCAAACGAGAATTTACATTCGAATCATATTATGATCTATTTCGCCAGAGTACAAATTGGGATATCATCATTCGTACAACAACCATGGCATTCACTGTCACTGTTGTCAGTGCCATTATCGCATTCCCAATCGCTTATTATATGGCGATGTATGCAGGGCCAAAATTAAAACCCATACTTTATTTGGGAGTGATGCTTCCTCTTTGGTCAAGTTACCTTGTTAAAGTATATTCTTGGAAACTGATAATGGCAAAAGAAGGAATCCTCACTTGGTGTTTACAGGAGCTCGGGCTTTTACATCTACTCGATGTGATCCTATCAATTCCTGTGATTGGTGGGACTTCTTTGTCTTTCTCTTACATTGGTATGTTTCTTGTTTTTGTTTATATTTGGCTTCCTTATATGATCCTTCCGATCCAAGCTTCATTGGAGCGAATTCCTAAATCCTTACTCGAAGCTTCTTCGGATTTGGGTGGTGGTCCCGCTCAAACGTTTCGAAAAGTTGTGTTGCCACTGGCGTTTCCGGGAGTAGTGGCAGGTTCTATTTTTACCTTCTCGTTAACGTTAGGTGACTATATTATCCCAACAATTATCGGAAATTCAAGTTATTTTATTGGTATGGCTGTTTACACTCACCAAGGAACAGCAGGTAATATCCCTTTGGCGGCAGCTTTTTCGGTAATCCCAATTATCATTATGATGGTTTACCTAATGATTGCAAAACGATTAGGAGCTTTCGATGCCCTCTAAATGGAATTTCGGAACACTCGGATTAAGAATTGCAACCATCCTTGGTTTTCTTTTCATCCATATCCCTATCTTTATCATCATCATGTATGCTTTTTCTACTGATGAAAAA
This genomic window contains:
- a CDS encoding ABC transporter ATP-binding protein; the encoded protein is MDQVYDVEFQNVTRKFDQFIAVDDVSFGIRKGEFFSMLGPSGSGKTTCLRMVAGFQDTTSGRVLLEGVDVTGIPPYKRNVNTVFQDYALFPHMTVAENVGYGLKIKNTPTKEIGQRVAEMLSMVRLPDVGNRKPSELSGGQRQRIALARALINRPGVLLLDEPLGALDLKLREEMQLELKAIQKEVGITFIFVTHDQEEALSMSDRIAVFNKGKVEQIATPEELYDRPKTEFVANFVGTSNILSLEETKRLTGQTGKGMIRPERVHVFANAKEDNHSTGYRTFKAILKSQVYSGATSKMHFETPNGSRIIASTQNLKISADHIAIGSEVLVGWKDSDMHLL
- a CDS encoding ABC transporter substrate-binding protein, producing MKFDSYKRVIFSVAVLAIAFAVACGKKETKVSEIGQSEGEVSIVAWPGYIERGETDKGYDWVTEFEKSSGCKVNVKTAATSDEMVALMNEGGFDLVTASGDASLRLVAGGKVQEINTDLIPSWKNVDSRLQNAPWHTVEGKHYGVPYQWGPNVLMYNTKVFKKAPTSWNVVFEEQVLADGKSNKGRVQAFDGPIYIADAALYLKQAKPELGIQDPYELDEKQYTAVIELLKKQRQLVPKYWHDAMVQVDDFKKEGLVASSTWPFQVNLLVGEKQPVASIVPKEGATGWADSTMLHKDSKHVNCAYKWLEHSLSPKVQGDLASWFGSVPSVPSACKGNALLGDTGCAINGFNNFEKISFWRTPKEDCSGGRKCVPYKKWAEDYISIIGSK
- a CDS encoding ABC transporter permease, which encodes MTNALDKFFTFLFYRKGLAIFLLLAPLLVWLGVVYLGSLFTLLIQSFFSIDSFSGVIKREFTFESYYDLFRQSTNWDIIIRTTTMAFTVTVVSAIIAFPIAYYMAMYAGPKLKPILYLGVMLPLWSSYLVKVYSWKLIMAKEGILTWCLQELGLLHLLDVILSIPVIGGTSLSFSYIGMFLVFVYIWLPYMILPIQASLERIPKSLLEASSDLGGGPAQTFRKVVLPLAFPGVVAGSIFTFSLTLGDYIIPTIIGNSSYFIGMAVYTHQGTAGNIPLAAAFSVIPIIIMMVYLMIAKRLGAFDAL